A single window of Pyrus communis chromosome 10, drPyrComm1.1, whole genome shotgun sequence DNA harbors:
- the LOC137748333 gene encoding endochitinase-like: MKLQALILLSLSLLIGISAEQCGRQAGGAVCPNGLCCSQHGWCGTTSDYCAAGCQSQCGSTPNPTPTPTPSGGGDISSLVSSSVFDQMLKYRNDGRCPSNGFYKYDAFIAAARSFNGFGTTGDVATRKKELAAFLAQTSHETTGGWASAPDGPYAWGYCFVNERNQDVYCTPSSQYPCAAGKKYYGRGPIQLTHNYNYGQAGKAIGKDLINNPDLVATDPVVSFMTAIWFWMTPQGNKPSSHDVITGRWSPSSADRSAGRVPGYGVITNIINGGVECGKGQDGRVASRIGFYRRYSQILGVNTGDNLDCYNQRPFA, translated from the exons atgaagttgcAAGCCCTTATCTTGTTGTCCCTAAGTTTGCTGATTGGGATCTCAGCAGAGCAATGTGGGAGGCAAGCTGGTGGTGCCGTGTGCCCAAATGGGCTGTGTTGTAGCCAGCATGGGTGGTGCGGCACCACATCTGACTACTGCGCTGCCGGTTGCCAGAGCCAATGTGGCTCAACCCCTAACCCTACTCCAACCCCAACCCCAAGTGGCGGTGGTGATATTAGCAGCCTCGTTAGCTCGTCTGTTTTTGATCAAATGCTTAAGTATCGAAACGATGGGAGGTGCCCTAGTAATGGGTTTTACAAGTATGATGCTTTCATTGCTGCTGCTCGGTCTTTTAATGGGTTTGGCACAACTGGTGATGTTGCTACTCGCAAAAAAGAGCTTGCTGCTTTCTTGGCTCAAACCTCTCATGAGACTACTG GAGGATGGGCAAGTGCACCAGATGGTCCTTATGCATGGGGATATTGCTTTGTCAATGAAAGAAACCAAGATGTGTATTGCACACCATCCAGTCAATATCCATGTGCTGCTGGCAAGAAATACTATGGCAGAGGACCCATCCAACTTACCCa CAACTACAACTATGGTCAAGCGGGTAAGGCAATCGGAAAGGATCTGATAAACAACCCGGATCTAGTGGCCACGGACCCGGTTGTATCATTCATGACAGCTATATGGTTCTGGATGACTCCACAGGGAAACAAGCCATCAAGCCATGATGTCATCACTGGTAGGTGGAGTCCATCTAGTGCAGACAGATCAGCGGGTCGGGTTCCCGGGTATGGAGTGATCACCAACATCATCAACGGAGGGGTTGAATGCGGGAAGGGTCAGGATGGTAGGGTTGCTAGTCGCATCGGGTTCTACAGAAGGTACTCTCAGATACTGGGAGTGAATACGGGGGACAACTTGGATTGTTACAATCAAAGGCCTTTtgcctaa
- the LOC137748268 gene encoding putative F-box/FBD/LRR-repeat protein At4g13965, with product MEIPTASTYDKKQDKAPMNLCDKGETSNPLEDRISQLPDAILVDIISPLRIKEVARTSILSKRWRYLWTHVTSLNFDHHDGEHPRTSTRTTTVNRSERRRLEEATNRRQRIRQLRQGLTPLNLGECRGGSSSAGSGSRSRHPDGIPRLIRPPSPPPCTVVTKVLRSHQGPTVDGVRICASCYSSDNVDDFIEFAIQKEVQRLEIDKSIEKDAKSWEKPFNNPFGVSRIKSLRHLSLKYIPITDEVVGLVLSQCQLLEHLSICRSSDLYAVKAVGSSLRLKFLQISYCGGIVRVDISAPNLVSFIYRGQNVYRRGIVLKHAPKLVDVSLSEDEPDSITKHLLSISARLSYLQTLHLWMNLRRTNVVLPQFPELTSLKDLSLTVHAKNGGQSLLDMTSLLEQSPFLQRLTFQIQWGLVCEGVTRNMQEIKRCPHQCLKEVRFSGFIGMGGSIIDTEFAMYLVENAVVLEKFIIELEKVKLAYRLLEFATTEEKLEATKEHALQLIGTQLPPGAELFII from the exons ATGGAAATTCCAACTGCATCAACATATGATAAAAAACAAGATAAAGCTCCAATGAATTTGTGTGATAAGGGAGAAACAAGTAATCCGTTGGAGGATCGGATTAGTCAACTGCCGGACGCGATTCTGGTTGACATCATTTCCCCGTTGAGGATTAAGGAAGTAGCAAGGACTAGTATCCTCTCTAAGAGGTGGAGATATTTGTGGACACATGTTACAAGTCTCAACTTTGATCATCATGATGGTGAACATCCACGTACCTCCACAAGGACCACAACAGTTAATCGGTCAGAGAGACGTCGTCTAGAAGAAGCGACAAACAGAAGACAACGAATCCGGCAATTGCGCCAGGGTTTAACACCTTTAAACTTAGGTGAATGCAGAGGTGGTTCTTCCTCAGCGGGTTCCGGTTCAAGATCTAGGCACCCCGATGGGATTCCAAGACTAATTCgcccaccatcaccaccaccgtGTACGGTGGTGACTAAAGTCCTGCGATCGCATCAGGGTCCAACCGTAGATGGAGTCAGAATTTGTGCATCTTGTTATAGCTCGGATAATGTCGATGATTTTATCGAATTTGCAATTCAAAAGGAAGTTCAAAGGCTTGAGATAGACAAATCGATAGAAAAAGACGCCAAGTCTTGGGAGAAGCCCTTCAACAACCCTTTTGGTGTTTCACGCATTAAGTCCCTCAGACACCTCTCTTTGAAGTACATACCTATAACTGATGAAGTTGTTGGGCTGGTTCTATCCCAATGTCAACTTCTTGAACACCTCAGTATTTGTCGCTCAAGCGATCTTTATGCTGTTAAAGCAGTTGGTTCATCACTCCGGTTGAAGTTCCTACAAATAAGTTATTGCGGTGGCATAGTCAGAGTTGATATTTCTGCCCCTAATCTTGTGTCATTTATATATCGCGGACAAAATGTGTATAGAAGAGGAATTGTTTTGAAACATGCACCCAAGCTCGTTGACGTATCTCTCTCTGAAGACGAACCTGATAGCATTACCAAACATCTTCTGTCGATATCAGCTCGACTTTCATATCTACAGACTCTCCACCTGTGGATGAATCTGAGAAGG ACAAATGTTGTGCTCCCACAATTTCCCGAATTAACTAGTCTCAAAGACTTGTCGTTGACTGTACATGCCAAAAATGGTGGGCAAAGTCTCCTGGATATGACTTCCTTGTTAGAGCAATCTCCCTTCTTGCAGAGATTAACATTCCAG ATACAATGGGGACTTGTTTGCGAGGGCGTTACCAGAAACATGCAGGAGATTAAAAGATGTCCTCATCAATGCCTTAAGGAGGTGAGATTTTCTGGGTTCATTGGGATGGGCGGGTCAATTATCGATACGGAGTTTGCCATGTATCTGGTGGAAAATGCTGTGGTACTTGAAAAGTTTATCATCGAACTTGAAAAGGTCAAATTAGCTTATAGACTGCTAGAGTTTGCTACAACGGAGGAGAAATTAGAAGCAACAAAGGAGCATGCTTTGCAGCTAATTGGAACACAATTACCTCCAGGAGCTGAGTTGTTTATCATATAA
- the LOC137748332 gene encoding endochitinase-like yields the protein MKLQVLILLSLTLLLGISAEQCGSQAGGAVCPNGLCCSQYGWCGTTSDYCATGCQSQCGSTPNPTPTPTPSGGGGGGDISSLISSSVFDQMLKYRNDPRCQSNGFYTYDAFVAAARSFNGFGTTGDDATRKRELVAFLGQTSHETTGGWESAPDGPYAWGYCFVNEINQDVYCSSNQYPCAAGKKYYGRGPIQLTHNYNYGQAGPAIGKDLINNPDLVATDPVVSFRTAIWFWMTPQSNKPSSHDVITGTWSPSSADTSAGRVPGYGVITNIINGGLECGKGQDAKVASRIGFYRRYCEILGVSPGDNLDCYNQRPFA from the exons atgaagtTGCAAGTTCTCATTCTTTTGTCCCTAACTTTGTTGCTAGGAATCTCAGCAGAGCAATGTGGGAGCCAAGCCGGTGGCGCCGTGTGTCCAAATGGGCTGTGCTGTAGTCAGTATGGGTGGTGTGGCACCACATCTGACTACTGCGCCACTGGTTGCCAAAGTCAATGTGGCTCAACCCCTAATCCTACTCCAACCCCAACCccaagtggtggtggtggtggtggtgatatCAGCAGCCTCATTAGCTCGTCGGTTTTCGACCAAATGTTGAAGTATCGAAATGATCCACGCTGCCAGAGTAATGGGTTTTACACATATGATGCTTTCGTTGCTGCTGCTCGGTCTTTTAATGGGTTTGGCACAACTGGAGATGATGCTACTCGCAAAAGAGAGCTTGTTGCTTTCTTGGGACAAACCTCTCATGAGACTACTG GAGGATGGGAAAGTGCACCAGATGGTCCATATGCATGGGGATATTGCTTTGTCAATGAAATAAACCAAGATGTGTATTGTTCTTCGAACCAATATCCATGCGCTGCTGGCAAGAAATATTACGGCAGAGGACCCATCCAACTCACCCA CAACTACAACTATGGTCAAGCGGGTCCAGCAATCGGAAAGGATCTGATAAACAACCCAGATCTAGTGGCCACAGACCCGGTTGTGTCATTCAGGACAGCTATATGGTTTTGGATGACTCCACAGAGCAACAAGCCATCAAGCCATGATGTCATCACTGGTACGTGGAGCCCATCTAGTGCAGACACATCAGCGGGTCGAGTTCCCGGGTATGGAGTGATCACCAACATCATCAATGGGGGGCTTGAATGTGGCAAGGGTCAGGATGCTAAGGTTGCTAGTCGGATCGGGTTCTACAGAAGGTACTGTGAGATTTTGGGAGTGAGTCCGGGGGACAACTTGGATTGTTACAATCAAAGGCCTTTTGCCTAA